The Deltaproteobacteria bacterium genomic interval TCGATTTGATTTTAGATATGCGAGATTATCCAACGTTTGATATTTACGAATATGCACGCAACTTTCACACCGATTCATTCACGGCTCCGATTTTTGGACATCCTACTTGGAGAGGTCCGGAGCGTTTTGGGATTGTAGATGAAGTTTGGGCTTTTGAAGCAGGAGAAAACGTTTTCCAGGGCGATGTCGTGCTGATGGTTAGTAACAAGTCTGTTTCAGCGGCTGAGTGCTTCTCACAAATGATTGAATACTTGCCGAATGTGACTGTGGTGGGCCAGCCCAGTGCGGCCACGAATGGCACCATCACCAACGCGTGGTTACCTGGCCAGATTCAGATGACTTTCACTGGGATGCGATTACTCAATCCGGACCGTAGCGAGTTTCATGGTATCGGGGTCGTTCCAGATATTGAAGTGGTTCCGACGGCGGAGCAGTTCGCGGCCGGTATAGATCCAGAGCTGAGTGAGGCTGTTGATTTCTTGCAGGAATAGCAGAGGTCAGCGAGTCGCTGTTTTCCAGATGACCACGGTTTCAGTAAATTGAAGTGGCAGTGCAAAGAAGGAAGCATCTTCGATGGTGATTTTGCCTTTGATCTTGAAGAGGCGCTGCTTGGTTGAGACATCCTTAACCGTGATGGTTTTACCCTTTGCGCGGCCAGTCATCGTTATTGCGTTTTTCTCATTAAGAATATGAAAATTAT includes:
- a CDS encoding peptidase S41; its protein translation is GYLGVQIQNVAGEPVVRMSIQEGVNAGDTIVEVDGVPVADWYAEAMSRYSASSDGYRFVQATYELKEVFGTKTLKLRAPDGSLRYETLESMGWDLDSRVPWGGSFRANGFMDDMGAADIFYLNLNGNVTTDLNFPWDTVNALDDSVDLILDMRDYPTFDIYEYARNFHTDSFTAPIFGHPTWRGPERFGIVDEVWAFEAGENVFQGDVVLMVSNKSVSAAECFSQMIEYLPNVTVVGQPSAATNGTITNAWLPGQIQMTFTGMRLLNPDRSEFHGIGVVPDIEVVPTAEQFAAGIDPELSEAVDFLQE